The following are encoded in a window of Oncorhynchus keta strain PuntledgeMale-10-30-2019 chromosome 10, Oket_V2, whole genome shotgun sequence genomic DNA:
- the LOC118389189 gene encoding nucleolar protein 11-like has translation MATLFEGFTLCGLVQTPRASDSAIQGIELDGDSDHAVVTDSTRAVTLYKVSDQKPLGSWTVKQGQLLTCPAVFNFQTKEYVVVSDNKVIRVWKEEDLNLDKAFKATVSADVWRVHSAPGGEPVVLFQRGAVRLLDSLLSVPQQPIEDILSEEEEDIRWSTNIMAEKQHFVLFTTEQRGEHFLYVQRLNPNTLQKYRLESEDSGASPLSFSASLRDKHINLLYLYPNGCVYQSVVAVQGPVGLEGVQALPRSLRLRLPVGEGELGAASAVALDEAHVAVVGMPHPSARTGKDFLCIWNTNFQTLQAGKEMVGRIRGQVWCYLGKLFVPHGKALSVIPYECQKSSLASALGKLRHPGIAVSKSSVAIPSWNTLLHGDQPQGPTKIVDTRKSKLRRKSQSAPALTVDQVLELIKTGPVEEVRKEVEALVSRGDAQDLQLSVGRLACHLVARSQVETAFYAPVALARLVQTQCLCHSMCPDLLLLALEHKDYFLCQLCLQLFPDIPEGVTCACLKTFIGVPDGDVEMVSLEPDSVSFMEGLVAAGARGGQQNGFSPPLFEDSCDPHHQPKPPQHQDKKNPTLQLEVCPVGLHKAVLLNEVLQTPYSDNLLVPHLKDLNAPQVILFLQYLQFIYLKYSQDVYTQTPVLRSPTMTQIIDWVCLLLDAHFTVLVMAPDAKGLLSNLQSFVKSQVKLFSELGKIEGSLQELHKMKPSKDISQYSIEVIELF, from the exons ATGGCCACGCTGTTTGAGGGATTCACGTTGTGCGGACTTGTACAAACGCCAAGAGCTTCAGATTCGGCAATTCAGGGAATTGAACTGGATGGAGACAGTGACCATGCCGTCGTCACCGATTCTACGAGAGCTGTCACTTTATACAAG GTTTCAGACCAGAAGCCTCTGGGTAGCTGGACGGTGAAACAGGGACAGTTGTTGACTTGTCCTGCAGTGTTCAACTTTCAGACCAAGGAATATGTAGTGGTCTCTGACAACAAG GTCATCAGAGTTTGGAAAGAAGAGGACCTCAATTTAGACAAAGCATTTAAAGCAACT GTATCTGCTGATGTATGGAGGGTCCACTCTGCCCCAGGGGGAGAGCCTGTGGTGCTGTTTCAGAGAGGGGCAGTCAGACTCCTggactccctcctctctgtcccccagcaGCCCATAGAGGACATcctgtcagaggaggaggaggacataaG GTGGAGCACCAACATCATGGCTGAGAAACAACACTTTGTCCTTTTCACGACAGAGCAG AGAGGGGAGCACTTCCTGTATGTGCAGAGGCTCAACCCCAACACCCTACAGAAGTATAGGCTGGAGAGCGAAGACTCTGGAGCTTCCCCATTgagtttctctgcctctctccggGACAAACACATCAACCTGCTCTACCTGT ACCCTAACGGCTGTGTGTACCAGAGTGTGGTGGCAGTGCAGGGGCCTGTGGGGCTGGAAGGGGTGCAGGCCCTGCCTCGTAGCCTGCGCCTGCGGCTGCCCGTTGGGGAGGGGGAGCTGGGCGCTGCCTCGGCTGTGGCCCTGGACGAAGCTCATGTGGCTGTGGTGGGGATGCCCCATCCTTCCGCCAGGACTGGCAAAG atTTCCTCTGCATCTGGAATACTAATTTCCAGACTCTTCAGGCTGGCAAGGAGATGGTGGGAAGAATCCGTGGACAG GTCTGGTGTTATTTAGGGAAGCTGTTTGTCCCTCATGGCAAGGCCCTCTCCGTCATTCCCTACGAGTGTCAGAAGTCCTCCCTGGCCTCAGCCCTGGGGAAACTACGACACCCTGGGATTGCAG TGTCCAAATCGTCAGTGGCTATCCCCTCTTGGAACACCCTACTCCATGGGGATCAGCCACAGGGGCCCACCAAAATAGTGGATACCAGGAAGAGT AAGCTGAGACGGAAGAGCCAATCAGCGCCTGCCCTCACAGTGGACCAAGTActggagcttatcaag ACTGGTCCAGTGGAGGAGGTCCGGAAGGAGGTGGAGGCCCTGGTCTCCAGAGGCGATGCCCAGGACCTGCAGCTCTCGGTGGGCCGGCTGGCCTGCCACTTGGTGGCCCGAAGCCAGGTCGAGACGGCCTTCTACGCTCCTGTGGCCTTGGCACGGCTGGTGCAAACACAGTGCCTTTGCCACAG CATGTGTCCTGACCTCCTGCTGCTGGCTCTGGAGCACAAGGACTACTTCCTGTGTCAGCTCTGCCTGCAGCTCTTCCCAGACATCCCTGAGGGGGTCACGTGTGCCTGCCTCAAAACCTTCATCGG TGTGCCAGACGGCGATGTGGAGATGGTGAGCCTGGAGCCGGACAGCGTGTCCTTCATGGAGGGCCTGGTGGCGGCGGGGGCCCGGGGGGGCCAACAGAACGGCTTCAGCCCCCCTCTGTTTGAGGACAGCTGTGACCCCCACCACCAACCTAAACCTCCCCAGCACCAGGATAAGAAGAACCCCACACTGCAGCTGGAGGTCTGCCCCGTGGGTCTACACAAGGCTGTGCTACT TAATGAGGTCCTGCAGACGCCGTACAGTGACAACCTTCTCGTCCCCCACCTGAAGGACCTCAATGCTCCGCAGGTTATT CTCTTTCTTCAGTACCTCCAGTTCATCTATTTGAAATATTCCCAAGACGTCTACACACAAACGCCAGTTTTGAGATCGCCCACAATGACGCAG ATCATTGACTGGGTGTGCCTGTTGTTGGATGCTCATTTCACAGTCTTGGTCATGGCTCCTGATGCCAAAGGATTGCTGTCAAATCTCCAAAGCTTTGTCAAGTCCCAG GTGAAACTATTCTCTGAACTGGGGAAGATCGAGGGCAGCCTTCAAGAGCTCCACAAAATGAAGCCGTCGAAGGACATCAGCCAGTACTCCATAGAAGTCATTGAGCTTTTTTAG